From a single Micromonospora carbonacea genomic region:
- a CDS encoding SWIM zinc finger family protein, which translates to MAVSIDIEALRDAAGPVACAAADTLRAAGQPAEFAPAGGGASGVIREAGQPPYEVWVGVTADGFTAECDCPDGAGLCAHAVALTLVALADDLPWSSAATPPSVLSIDTRVAELAEVARGIPARRLTMLVAEWAATDRVLESALLARAGRLAPPSAAELDDLRRTIDGLANEATDDRYWDLHDVEKAGRAIVEEIEVLAQRPPTPEALLVVEEAARAWDRIVPPLLDARETYEEEVAEIGGALRAVHVQLCEQVQPDPDELAARLREIIEAAEVDSCLDEPWDYLAVLGRQRVKALRQLH; encoded by the coding sequence ATGGCGGTGAGCATCGACATCGAAGCCCTGCGGGACGCGGCCGGTCCCGTGGCCTGCGCAGCGGCGGACACGTTGCGGGCAGCCGGTCAGCCGGCGGAGTTCGCGCCGGCCGGCGGGGGAGCATCCGGCGTGATCAGGGAGGCCGGGCAGCCGCCGTACGAGGTCTGGGTGGGCGTCACGGCGGACGGCTTCACCGCCGAGTGTGACTGCCCGGACGGCGCTGGGCTGTGCGCGCACGCGGTGGCCCTCACCCTCGTCGCCCTGGCGGACGACCTGCCGTGGTCCTCGGCGGCCACCCCGCCGTCGGTCCTGAGCATCGACACCAGGGTCGCCGAGCTGGCGGAGGTCGCGCGCGGCATCCCCGCGCGTCGGCTCACGATGCTGGTCGCCGAGTGGGCGGCCACGGATCGCGTGCTGGAGAGCGCGCTGTTGGCGCGCGCCGGCCGGCTCGCGCCCCCGAGCGCCGCCGAACTCGACGATCTCCGTCGCACGATCGACGGCCTGGCCAACGAGGCGACCGACGACCGGTACTGGGATCTGCACGACGTGGAGAAGGCCGGCCGGGCGATCGTCGAGGAGATCGAGGTGCTCGCCCAACGGCCGCCGACCCCGGAGGCGCTGCTGGTGGTCGAGGAGGCCGCCCGCGCCTGGGACCGCATCGTCCCGCCGCTGCTGGACGCCCGGGAGACGTACGAGGAGGAAGTGGCCGAGATCGGCGGCGCGCTACGGGCGGTCCACGTCCAGCTCTGCGAGCAGGTGCAGCCGGACCCCGACGAACTCGCCGCCCGGCTGAGGGAGATCATCGAGGCGGCCGAGGTCGACTCCTGCCTCGACGAGCCGTGGGACTACCTCGCCGTGCTCGGCCGCCAACGCGTCAAGGCGTTGCGGCAGCTCCACTGA
- a CDS encoding DUF397 domain-containing protein yields the protein MTAPDVHAGKWRKSSRSSASGSNCVEVADFSDALAVRDSKDPGGPALRFDRGAWSSFVVGLRRGLRG from the coding sequence ATGACCGCTCCGGACGTTCACGCGGGGAAGTGGCGCAAGAGCAGCCGGAGCAGCGCGAGCGGTTCCAACTGCGTCGAGGTAGCCGACTTCTCTGACGCGTTGGCGGTGCGGGACTCCAAGGACCCTGGTGGCCCTGCACTCCGCTTCGACCGGGGCGCTTGGTCGTCGTTCGTCGTCGGTCTGCGGCGCGGCCTGCGCGGCTGA
- a CDS encoding helix-turn-helix domain-containing protein translates to MAQVPSPTIRARRLRCELRRLRDRTGRTAEDVAKLLGWHRTKIIRFELGHSRVMPKDLPPLLDLYDASEEERESLTALLRQSRQKGWWSAYGDVLPDDYVGFEAEATSISAFESLYVPGLLQTEEYVRAIVKAGRSTADQDETDRRVAARLGRKTLLSRDAPPRLWMVLDEAAVRRVVGGPKVMQAQIARLIEACGLPTVEIQILPFAAGAHAAMGGPFTLLDYSDPILDPTVVYLDNDSSTLLLEEERHVARYRLMFDHLMAKALDPDESADFLARVADEY, encoded by the coding sequence ATGGCGCAGGTGCCGAGTCCGACGATCAGGGCCCGTCGTCTGCGATGCGAGCTGCGTCGCCTGCGGGACCGCACCGGGCGCACCGCCGAGGATGTGGCCAAGCTCCTGGGCTGGCACCGCACCAAGATCATCCGCTTCGAACTCGGGCACTCCCGGGTGATGCCCAAGGACCTGCCGCCGTTGCTCGACCTCTACGACGCCTCCGAGGAGGAACGGGAGTCGCTGACCGCGCTGCTGCGGCAGTCGCGCCAGAAGGGCTGGTGGAGCGCGTACGGCGACGTGCTGCCGGACGACTACGTCGGCTTCGAGGCGGAGGCGACGTCGATCAGCGCGTTCGAGAGCCTGTACGTGCCCGGCCTGTTGCAGACGGAGGAGTACGTCCGCGCGATCGTCAAGGCGGGGCGCAGCACCGCCGACCAGGACGAGACCGACCGGCGTGTGGCGGCTCGGCTCGGCCGCAAGACCCTGTTGTCGAGAGATGCGCCGCCGAGGTTGTGGATGGTTCTTGACGAAGCGGCCGTGCGTCGCGTCGTGGGTGGACCGAAGGTTATGCAAGCCCAGATTGCTCGCCTCATCGAAGCGTGCGGGCTGCCCACCGTAGAGATCCAGATCCTGCCCTTCGCCGCTGGGGCACATGCAGCGATGGGCGGCCCGTTTACCCTGCTTGACTACTCCGATCCGATCTTGGACCCCACCGTCGTCTATCTCGACAACGACTCCAGCACGCTTCTCTTGGAAGAGGAGAGACACGTCGCCCGATATAGACTCATGTTCGATCACCTCATGGCCAAGGCGCTCGACCCTGACGAGTCGGCCGACTTCCTGGCTCGGGTGGCTGATGAGTATTGA